A single Kitasatospora kifunensis DNA region contains:
- a CDS encoding ABC transporter permease — translation MPSPVRRLAGALHRRPGLRLAALLCAPMAWLTLAYLGSLTVLLLSAFWTTNDFTSNIEYVWNTANFTQLVSDPLYRAVALRTLAIAVGVTVLDAVLALPMAFYLARVARSATRRLLLVAVTTPLWAGYLVKVYAWWVLLSHGGVLDWLGGTPGFGVPAVVVTLAYLWLPYMLLPLYAALAQLPASYLEASADLGARPWATLRTVVLPIVKPALLAGSVFTFSLSLGDYLTVQIVGGTTQMIGNVIADNVTLNLPLAAAVSCVPVLLVVGYLLAVRRTGALESL, via the coding sequence ATGCCCTCCCCCGTGCGCAGGCTGGCCGGAGCGCTCCACCGACGCCCCGGCCTGCGGCTGGCCGCGCTGCTGTGCGCACCGATGGCGTGGCTGACCCTGGCCTACCTCGGCTCGCTGACGGTGCTGCTGCTGTCGGCGTTCTGGACCACCAACGATTTCACCTCGAACATCGAATACGTCTGGAACACCGCCAACTTCACCCAACTGGTGAGCGATCCGCTCTACCGGGCGGTGGCGCTGCGCACACTCGCCATCGCGGTCGGCGTCACCGTGCTCGACGCCGTGCTGGCGCTGCCGATGGCCTTCTACCTGGCCCGGGTCGCCCGCTCGGCCACCCGCAGACTGCTGCTGGTCGCCGTCACCACGCCACTGTGGGCGGGCTACCTGGTCAAGGTGTACGCCTGGTGGGTACTGCTCAGCCACGGCGGAGTGCTGGACTGGCTGGGCGGCACTCCCGGCTTCGGGGTGCCGGCCGTGGTCGTCACGCTGGCGTACCTGTGGCTGCCCTACATGCTGCTGCCGCTCTACGCGGCACTGGCGCAACTGCCGGCCAGCTACCTGGAGGCCTCCGCCGACCTCGGTGCACGACCGTGGGCGACGTTGCGCACGGTCGTGCTGCCGATCGTCAAACCGGCGCTGCTCGCTGGTTCGGTGTTCACCTTCTCGCTCAGCCTGGGCGACTACCTGACGGTGCAGATCGTCGGCGGCACCACACAGATGATCGGAAACGTGATCGCCGACAACGTGACCCTCAACCTGCCGCTGGCGGCAGCCGTCTCCTGCGTCCCGGTGCTGCTGGTCGTCGGCTACCTGCTGGCGGTGCGACGCACCGGCGCGCTGGAGAGCCTGTAG
- a CDS encoding ABC transporter substrate-binding protein encodes MRVFRPLAALATAALLLTAACSSSAHQGSTAQGFSPPKIQMQQTLGQGEGTVNIVAWAGYVEYGQDNKSVDWVTPFTQQTGCKVNVKVAGTSDEMVALMKTGQYDTVSASGDATLRLIAGGDAAPVNTGLVPNYATIYPSLKMQPWNSVDGVAYGIPHGRGANLLMYNTDKVSPAPTSWSAVFDTHSPYAGHLTAYDDPIYLADAALYLMKTQPALGIRNPYALTPAQLAQAVALLKTQKKSISSYWNDYTKAQASFDSGDYWLGTTWEVIQQAVAADGKVKTAAILPAEGATGWSDTWMVSAHAQHPNCAYEWMNYIVSPSVNAQVAEYFGEAPANSQACSSIKDNPNFCTDYHAADESWWRNVYYWNTPTRSCVDGSGKDDCTDYAQWVTAWNEIKS; translated from the coding sequence ATGCGCGTCTTCCGTCCCCTGGCCGCGCTCGCCACCGCGGCCCTACTGCTGACGGCGGCCTGCTCGTCGTCGGCGCACCAGGGTTCCACGGCACAGGGGTTCAGTCCGCCGAAGATCCAGATGCAGCAGACCCTGGGCCAGGGCGAGGGCACCGTCAACATCGTCGCCTGGGCCGGCTACGTCGAGTACGGTCAGGACAACAAGAGCGTCGACTGGGTCACCCCGTTCACCCAGCAGACCGGCTGCAAGGTCAACGTCAAGGTCGCGGGCACCTCCGACGAGATGGTCGCGCTGATGAAGACCGGCCAGTACGACACGGTCTCCGCCTCGGGCGACGCGACACTGCGACTGATCGCCGGCGGTGACGCGGCTCCCGTCAACACCGGCCTGGTACCGAACTACGCCACCATCTACCCGAGTCTCAAGATGCAGCCGTGGAACTCCGTGGACGGCGTGGCCTACGGCATCCCGCACGGGCGCGGGGCCAACCTCCTGATGTACAACACGGACAAGGTCTCCCCCGCACCGACCAGTTGGAGCGCGGTCTTCGACACCCACTCCCCCTACGCGGGCCACCTCACCGCCTACGACGACCCGATCTACCTCGCCGACGCCGCCCTCTACCTGATGAAGACCCAGCCCGCGCTGGGCATCCGCAACCCCTACGCGCTCACCCCCGCCCAACTCGCCCAGGCCGTGGCGCTGCTCAAGACCCAGAAGAAGAGCATCTCCTCCTACTGGAACGACTACACCAAGGCGCAGGCCTCCTTCGACTCGGGCGACTACTGGCTCGGCACCACCTGGGAGGTGATCCAGCAGGCGGTCGCCGCCGACGGCAAGGTGAAGACCGCCGCGATCCTGCCCGCTGAGGGCGCCACCGGCTGGTCCGACACCTGGATGGTCTCCGCCCACGCGCAGCACCCCAACTGCGCCTACGAGTGGATGAACTACATCGTCTCGCCGTCCGTCAACGCCCAGGTCGCCGAGTACTTCGGGGAGGCGCCCGCCAACTCCCAGGCCTGCTCGTCCATCAAGGACAACCCGAACTTCTGCACCGACTACCACGCCGCCGACGAGTCCTGGTGGCGCAACGTCTACTACTGGAACACCCCCACCAGGAGCTGCGTCGACGGCAGCGGCAAGGACGACTGCACGGACTACGCCCAGTGGGTGACCGCCTGGAACGAGATCAAGAGCTGA
- a CDS encoding ABC transporter ATP-binding protein: MTDGGTAVGLRAVTMRFAAVTAVDGISLDIRAGEFFSMLGPSGSGKTTVLRLIAGFEEPSSGQVLLNGRDVTRTAPFDRDVNTVFQDYALFPHMSVRQNVEYGLKVKRVPRTERAQRAAAALDTVRLAGLAERRPGELSGGQRQRVALARALVNRPPVLLLDEPLGALDLKLRLEMQSELKRIHREAGITFVFVTHDQDEALTMSDRIAVFNAGRIEQVGTPAEVYERPASSFVAGFVGTANLLRGEEAARVFGSPGSWAVRPEKIRLTRPGEPQEPVGPDELQAVGRITDVVYAGAQTRFAVGLESGGRLLALRANLDGHDADAARLLGSPVTLTWHRDHSIALPD; the protein is encoded by the coding sequence ATGACAGACGGTGGCACGGCGGTGGGCCTGCGGGCGGTGACCATGAGGTTCGCGGCCGTGACGGCCGTCGACGGGATCAGCCTGGACATCCGCGCGGGTGAGTTCTTCTCGATGCTCGGGCCCTCCGGTTCCGGAAAGACCACCGTGCTGCGCCTGATCGCCGGCTTCGAGGAACCGTCCTCGGGCCAGGTGCTGCTGAACGGCCGGGACGTGACCCGGACCGCGCCCTTCGACCGCGACGTCAACACGGTCTTCCAGGACTACGCGCTCTTCCCCCACATGTCAGTGCGTCAGAACGTCGAGTACGGGCTGAAGGTGAAACGGGTGCCGCGCACCGAGCGCGCGCAGCGCGCCGCCGCGGCGCTGGACACGGTCCGGCTGGCCGGGCTGGCCGAGCGCCGACCCGGCGAGCTCTCCGGTGGCCAGCGTCAACGCGTCGCCCTGGCGCGGGCGCTGGTCAACCGTCCCCCGGTGCTGCTGCTGGACGAGCCGCTGGGCGCGCTCGACCTCAAACTGCGGCTGGAGATGCAGAGCGAGCTCAAGCGGATCCACCGCGAGGCGGGCATCACCTTCGTCTTCGTCACCCACGACCAGGACGAGGCGCTGACCATGAGCGACCGGATCGCGGTTTTCAACGCCGGCCGGATCGAACAGGTCGGCACGCCCGCCGAGGTCTACGAGCGCCCCGCCAGCTCGTTCGTCGCGGGCTTCGTCGGCACCGCGAACCTGCTGCGGGGCGAGGAGGCCGCGCGGGTCTTCGGCTCGCCGGGCAGCTGGGCGGTGCGCCCCGAGAAGATCCGCCTGACCCGCCCCGGCGAGCCGCAGGAACCCGTCGGCCCGGACGAGTTGCAGGCGGTGGGCCGGATCACGGACGTCGTCTACGCCGGCGCGCAGACCCGGTTCGCGGTCGGCCTGGAGAGCGGCGGCCGACTCCTCGCCCTGCGGGCGAACCTGGACGGCCACGACGCTGATGCGGCCCGGCTGCTCGGCTCCCCCGTGACCCTGACCTGGCACCGCGACCACAGCATCGCGCTGCCCGACTGA
- a CDS encoding lipase family protein, translating to MYRRSVRRLAIAATAAMAMALATAPCASAATATTSSTTSDSFYTYSGTAPLSSFAPGTVLKTRTLQYHIEGIATPVTAIQLLYRTTNAQGQPVANVTSVVRSITGNSTKAVSYQSFYDSLNPQDGPSRAIAGNVTLGGTIANFESAALSALLLQGDNLVIPDTEGQTADFAAGPEYAFNTLDSIRAAINSPSTGMNGATEFGLMGYSGGSIATDWAAALAPGYAPDVNKNLVGFAEGGVLVDPAHNLQYVNGSLVWSGVIPMSIIGVSRSFGIDLTPYLNGYGLQIYNRLQNGSLIDALGHYPGLTWQQMAKPQYANPDSVPAFVEAVNKINLGSAPTPTVPGYIAQGGGGVLEGTFADPPGIGTGDGVMVAADVRALANQYCATGNSAISYDQYDLLSHIGTAPAWALKAASWLNDRFAGKSAPSDCGHIPAGNSLAPERVVPSS from the coding sequence ATGTACAGAAGATCTGTTCGACGCCTGGCCATCGCCGCCACCGCAGCCATGGCCATGGCGTTGGCCACCGCCCCGTGCGCCTCGGCCGCGACGGCGACGACAAGCAGCACCACGAGCGATTCCTTCTACACCTACAGCGGCACCGCACCGCTGTCCTCCTTCGCGCCCGGCACCGTGCTCAAGACGCGGACGCTGCAGTACCACATCGAGGGCATCGCCACCCCGGTCACCGCGATCCAGCTGCTCTACCGCACGACCAACGCCCAGGGGCAACCGGTCGCGAACGTGACCTCGGTGGTGCGCAGCATCACGGGCAACAGCACGAAGGCAGTGTCCTACCAGTCGTTCTACGACTCCCTGAACCCGCAGGACGGGCCCTCCCGGGCCATCGCCGGGAACGTGACCCTGGGCGGCACGATCGCCAACTTCGAATCCGCGGCCCTCTCGGCGCTGTTGCTGCAAGGTGACAACCTCGTCATCCCGGACACCGAGGGCCAGACGGCGGACTTCGCGGCCGGACCGGAGTACGCCTTCAACACCCTGGACTCGATCCGGGCCGCGATCAACTCCCCATCGACCGGCATGAACGGCGCGACCGAGTTCGGTTTGATGGGGTACTCCGGCGGCTCCATCGCCACCGACTGGGCGGCGGCACTCGCCCCCGGCTACGCGCCCGACGTCAACAAGAACCTCGTCGGCTTCGCCGAGGGCGGGGTCCTGGTCGACCCCGCGCACAACCTGCAGTACGTCAACGGCTCCCTGGTCTGGTCCGGCGTCATCCCCATGTCGATCATCGGGGTCTCCCGCTCCTTCGGCATCGATCTGACGCCGTACCTGAACGGCTACGGTCTCCAGATCTACAACCGGCTGCAGAACGGCTCGCTGATCGACGCACTCGGCCACTACCCCGGCCTGACCTGGCAGCAGATGGCGAAGCCCCAGTACGCCAACCCGGACTCGGTACCCGCGTTCGTCGAGGCGGTGAACAAGATCAACCTGGGTTCGGCCCCCACCCCGACCGTCCCCGGCTACATCGCCCAAGGTGGCGGGGGCGTGCTGGAGGGAACCTTCGCCGACCCGCCCGGCATCGGAACCGGCGACGGCGTCATGGTCGCCGCAGACGTGCGGGCACTGGCCAACCAGTACTGCGCCACCGGCAACAGCGCGATCAGCTACGACCAGTACGACCTGCTCAGCCACATCGGAACGGCGCCGGCATGGGCGCTCAAGGCGGCGTCGTGGCTGAACGACCGGTTCGCGGGCAAGTCGGCCCCGTCCGACTGCGGACACATACCGGCGGGCAACTCGCTCGCGCCGGAGCGGGTAGTTCCCTCGTCCTGA
- a CDS encoding PaaI family thioesterase has product MPLSVAEADKILADNFAPWVLALGLSVVETGERSALLRLPWSTELAREGGGMSGQALMAAADTATVIALSAALGGFGPMTTIQQSTSFQRAVLGADVLVAARVTKLGRQLAFTEVLLTAEGGTEPAAQATTVYAFPG; this is encoded by the coding sequence ATGCCTCTCAGCGTCGCTGAAGCGGACAAGATCCTTGCCGACAACTTCGCCCCCTGGGTGCTGGCGCTCGGCCTCTCGGTTGTCGAGACCGGGGAGCGTTCCGCACTGCTCCGTCTGCCCTGGTCAACGGAGTTGGCGCGGGAGGGCGGCGGGATGTCGGGGCAGGCGCTGATGGCGGCGGCGGACACCGCGACGGTGATCGCGCTGTCCGCCGCGCTCGGCGGGTTCGGTCCGATGACCACGATCCAGCAGTCCACCAGCTTCCAGCGCGCCGTCCTCGGTGCGGACGTGCTGGTGGCGGCCCGGGTCACCAAGTTGGGCCGCCAGCTGGCCTTCACCGAGGTGCTGCTCACGGCGGAGGGCGGGACCGAGCCGGCCGCGCAGGCCACCACGGTGTACGCCTTCCCGGGCTGA
- a CDS encoding winged helix-turn-helix domain-containing protein, with translation MVVHYPRPGMMLAAHPEATAVRRTGHPWPTATVATDRLPGSGLSVDTEQRTVTVDGKALELTYMEFELLAHLVAHPRRVHSRRHLMETVWGRSDNGDTRTISTHIARLRRKLGPDLRTAIATVRQIGYKYDPRLADTA, from the coding sequence ATGGTGGTCCACTACCCGCGGCCAGGCATGATGCTCGCCGCCCATCCCGAGGCCACCGCAGTCCGCCGCACCGGGCACCCGTGGCCGACCGCGACGGTCGCCACGGACCGACTCCCCGGCTCGGGCCTGAGCGTCGACACCGAGCAACGGACCGTCACGGTCGACGGCAAGGCACTCGAACTCACCTACATGGAATTCGAGTTGCTCGCCCACCTGGTCGCCCATCCCCGCCGGGTCCACTCACGCCGCCACCTGATGGAGACCGTCTGGGGCCGATCGGACAACGGCGACACCCGCACGATCAGCACCCATATCGCCCGCCTGCGCCGCAAGCTCGGGCCCGACCTGCGCACCGCCATCGCCACCGTCCGCCAGATCGGCTACAAGTACGACCCCCGCCTGGCCGACACCGCCTGA
- a CDS encoding ferredoxin: MNVRIEIAHDRCRGAGQCALNAPELFDQSDEDGTVVLLDAQPPPEQHNAARLAAALCPNAVISIVEQP; this comes from the coding sequence ATGAACGTCCGGATCGAGATCGCCCACGACCGCTGCCGCGGTGCCGGGCAGTGCGCGCTGAACGCGCCCGAACTGTTCGACCAGTCCGACGAGGACGGCACCGTCGTCCTGCTGGACGCCCAGCCGCCACCCGAGCAGCACAACGCCGCGCGGCTGGCCGCCGCGCTCTGCCCCAACGCGGTGATCAGCATCGTCGAACAACCCTGA
- a CDS encoding cytochrome P450: protein MTTTHPAAVTLPTHRGCPFDPPQEYERLRTHDPVARLAFPDGKTGWLLTRHEDVRALLADPRFSSDRLRASSPVRRIPFRPDEVEPRSGMLLSLDPPDHTHYRRMLTRYFTVRRMRALAPRIEHITAEHLDAMERSGPPVDLVQAFALPIPSLVICELLGVPYADRGMFQRWTKTLLSLNVPEGTALAARDALHDYMLALVADKRAHPDDGLLSELIAGEGPEGELNDREASGIGRLLLVAGHETTANMLALGTFALLTHPDQLRALREHPEHIDRAIEELLRYLTIVQFGTVRVALEDVEIDGHHIRAGETVLASLPAANRDPEHFERPEELDLTRPPSQHVAFGHGIHQCLGQQLARVEMEVALPALLRRFPTLRLAVPPEQVPMRHDMAIYGVHALPLTWDV, encoded by the coding sequence ATGACCACCACCCATCCCGCCGCGGTGACCCTGCCGACGCACCGCGGCTGCCCGTTCGATCCGCCGCAGGAGTACGAGCGGCTGCGCACCCACGATCCGGTCGCCCGGTTGGCGTTCCCCGACGGGAAGACCGGGTGGCTGCTGACCCGGCACGAGGACGTCCGCGCGCTGTTGGCGGACCCCCGGTTCAGCTCCGACCGGCTGCGGGCCTCCTCCCCCGTGCGGCGGATCCCGTTCCGGCCCGACGAAGTGGAGCCCCGCTCGGGCATGCTGCTGTCGCTGGATCCCCCTGATCACACCCACTACCGCCGGATGCTCACCCGCTACTTCACGGTGCGACGGATGCGCGCCCTGGCACCGCGCATCGAGCACATCACCGCCGAGCACCTGGACGCGATGGAGCGCAGCGGGCCGCCGGTGGACCTGGTGCAGGCGTTCGCGCTGCCCATTCCCTCGCTGGTGATCTGCGAGCTGCTCGGTGTGCCCTACGCCGACCGCGGCATGTTCCAGCGCTGGACCAAGACCCTGCTCAGCCTGAACGTGCCGGAAGGAACCGCGCTGGCGGCCCGGGACGCGCTGCACGACTACATGCTCGCCCTGGTCGCCGACAAGCGGGCGCACCCCGACGACGGCCTGCTCAGCGAGCTGATCGCCGGGGAGGGTCCCGAAGGGGAGCTGAACGACCGGGAGGCGTCGGGGATCGGGCGCCTGCTGCTGGTCGCCGGCCACGAGACCACGGCGAACATGCTGGCGCTGGGCACCTTCGCCCTGTTGACCCACCCCGACCAGCTGCGGGCACTGCGCGAACACCCGGAGCATATCGACCGGGCCATCGAGGAGCTGCTGCGCTACCTCACGATCGTGCAGTTCGGGACCGTCCGGGTGGCCCTCGAGGACGTCGAGATCGACGGCCACCACATCAGGGCCGGAGAGACCGTGCTCGCCTCGCTGCCGGCGGCCAACCGGGACCCGGAGCACTTCGAACGCCCCGAGGAGCTCGACCTCACCCGGCCGCCCTCCCAGCACGTCGCCTTCGGGCACGGCATCCACCAGTGCCTGGGCCAACAGCTGGCCCGGGTGGAGATGGAGGTCGCCCTCCCCGCCCTCCTGCGGCGCTTCCCGACCCTGCGGCTGGCCGTCCCGCCCGAGCAGGTCCCGATGCGCCACGACATGGCCATTTACGGTGTCCACGCGCTTCCGCTGACCTGGGACGTCTGA
- a CDS encoding polysaccharide deacetylase family protein encodes MPDRAEVVARYQGTVPVGWGTDVPGVLTRLRPGVREIALTFDACGGPGGDGYDRALIDFLREREVPATLFINSRWIDANPEVFRRLAGEPLFEIGNHGTRHCPLSVTGRSAYGIQGTRDAGEVFDEVSGNRERLADLLGAPPRFFRPGTAHCDEVAVRIAAELGEQVVGFDVNGDAGATYPATEVASEVGAALPGSIVIAHMNHPEGHTAAGIAAAVPGLLAAGHTFTRLTDAFP; translated from the coding sequence GTGCCGGATCGCGCTGAGGTGGTGGCGCGCTACCAGGGCACAGTGCCGGTCGGCTGGGGAACGGATGTCCCCGGCGTGCTCACCCGGCTGCGGCCGGGTGTCCGGGAGATCGCGCTGACCTTCGACGCGTGTGGCGGCCCGGGTGGCGACGGTTACGACCGGGCGCTGATCGACTTCCTGCGTGAACGGGAGGTGCCCGCCACGCTGTTCATCAACTCCCGCTGGATCGACGCGAATCCCGAGGTCTTCCGCCGGCTGGCCGGGGAGCCGCTGTTCGAGATCGGCAACCACGGGACCCGCCACTGCCCCCTGTCGGTGACCGGCCGCTCCGCCTACGGCATCCAGGGCACCCGGGACGCCGGGGAGGTCTTCGACGAGGTCAGCGGCAACCGGGAGCGGCTCGCCGATCTGCTCGGTGCCCCGCCGCGCTTCTTCCGTCCGGGCACCGCCCACTGCGACGAGGTGGCCGTGCGTATCGCGGCCGAGCTGGGCGAGCAGGTGGTGGGCTTCGACGTCAACGGCGACGCGGGGGCGACCTATCCCGCCACCGAGGTCGCGAGTGAGGTCGGTGCCGCTCTGCCGGGCTCGATCGTGATCGCCCACATGAACCACCCCGAGGGCCATACCGCCGCCGGCATCGCCGCCGCCGTCCCGGGGCTGCTCGCGGCCGGGCACACCTTCACCCGCCTCACCGACGCCTTCCCCTGA
- a CDS encoding DUF899 family protein: MTEKPAAEHALPPIADRQTWQARIDELRVKEKAHTRAGDALAAERRRLPMVEVDPQTPLIGADGPVPLIDVFDGRSQLIAYFQMWHTGRPAAEQCEGCTFSTAHINELSYLHSRDVSYATFCQGPYEESSRYRDFMGWTLPWYSVPQEAVDRLVANRHFGILVSYLRDGAKVYETYWTTGRGNELMAPSYGLLDLTVYGRQEFWEDSPQGWPQRWGSRGGQMRLNGRPTAQWSRIEAGRNDDLGTSSDERHQPRRH, translated from the coding sequence ATGACAGAGAAGCCGGCCGCTGAACACGCCCTTCCACCGATCGCCGATCGGCAGACCTGGCAGGCGAGGATCGACGAACTCCGGGTCAAGGAGAAGGCCCACACCAGGGCCGGGGACGCGCTGGCCGCAGAACGCCGTCGGCTGCCGATGGTCGAAGTCGATCCGCAGACTCCGCTGATCGGAGCCGACGGTCCGGTGCCGTTGATCGACGTCTTCGACGGGCGGTCGCAATTGATCGCCTACTTCCAGATGTGGCACACCGGTAGGCCCGCGGCGGAACAGTGCGAGGGCTGCACCTTCTCCACGGCCCACATCAACGAGTTGTCCTACCTGCACTCGCGGGATGTCAGTTACGCGACCTTCTGTCAGGGACCGTACGAGGAGAGCTCGCGCTATCGCGACTTCATGGGCTGGACGCTTCCCTGGTACTCGGTGCCGCAGGAGGCCGTGGACCGGTTGGTCGCGAACCGGCACTTCGGCATCCTGGTCAGCTACCTCCGGGACGGTGCCAAGGTCTACGAGACCTACTGGACCACCGGCCGCGGCAACGAGCTGATGGCACCGTCGTACGGACTGCTGGATCTGACCGTGTACGGCAGGCAGGAGTTCTGGGAGGACTCGCCGCAGGGCTGGCCGCAGCGTTGGGGTTCCAGAGGTGGCCAGATGCGGCTGAACGGCCGCCCGACCGCCCAGTGGTCACGGATCGAGGCCGGACGCAACGACGACCTGGGCACCTCGTCCGATGAACGTCACCAACCGCGCCGCCACTGA
- a CDS encoding TetR/AcrR family transcriptional regulator, producing MRGRMPIRPLEEIADAAVGVFLARGFRPAGISDVAAALGLSHGAVYTYAKSKQALFHLALMRVLRPDAVTGLAVPVPTPTADEVIALVESWASDQSALARLAEASAGPSGLSPSAELGAVVDELYAFVEQNRVALQLVERCAEELPELAQWYFVQRRRAMVEQVGEYLAARIAAGLLRPVPDVPVAARFIVETVAWFAMHRHGDPDSRMLTDDDCRRTVHHLLVAAFPPGEESHDRHR from the coding sequence ATGCGCGGACGGATGCCGATACGGCCACTGGAGGAGATCGCCGACGCGGCGGTCGGGGTGTTCCTGGCACGGGGTTTCCGGCCTGCGGGCATCTCCGATGTCGCGGCCGCGCTCGGGCTCAGCCACGGCGCGGTCTACACGTACGCGAAGAGCAAGCAGGCGCTGTTCCACCTGGCGCTGATGCGGGTCCTGCGGCCGGATGCAGTGACCGGGCTGGCCGTGCCGGTGCCGACCCCGACCGCCGATGAGGTCATCGCGCTGGTCGAGTCCTGGGCGAGTGACCAGAGTGCACTGGCGCGGTTGGCCGAGGCTTCGGCCGGGCCGTCCGGCCTGTCGCCATCGGCTGAACTGGGCGCTGTGGTCGACGAGTTGTACGCGTTCGTCGAGCAGAACCGGGTGGCGCTGCAACTGGTCGAGCGCTGCGCCGAGGAACTGCCCGAGCTGGCCCAGTGGTACTTCGTGCAGCGACGGCGCGCGATGGTCGAACAGGTCGGCGAGTACCTGGCTGCCCGGATCGCGGCCGGTCTGCTGCGCCCGGTCCCCGATGTGCCGGTCGCCGCCCGGTTCATCGTCGAGACCGTCGCCTGGTTCGCCATGCACCGCCACGGCGACCCGGACTCGCGGATGCTGACCGACGACGACTGCCGCCGCACCGTGCACCACCTACTAGTTGCCGCGTTCCCACCCGGGGAGGAAAGCCATGACAGACATCGCTGA
- a CDS encoding glycosyltransferase family 39 protein: MTDIAESVLPATPSAAGRERIAWRPVGLVATVVAAVHLAVAARYGWHRDEFYYVICGRHSAWGYADQPPLAPLLARLAAALPGGVLPLRVLAVAAQVGCVLLAPMLAAEFGGGRRAQTITAAAIAAAPAFVASSLLFGTTVLDQVAWVAVLVLVARALRLRTAGSWLAAGASAGVGLENKDTLAVLLLGVLVGLALLRREALRTAGPWLGGVMTLALAAPNVIWDAAHGWPNLRMAHSLAAEQGGQLGSLAQLPVLVLLAGPPMITLWVLGVRWLASPAGRAHRWVLVVAVVAVVAVVVFTASGGKAYYPAPVLAGLFAAGAVRVESTQWVADRAGGRVRGWGGLARPIGVSALAAVLIGLPVLPVSAASAIRVVNPTVVETYGWPGFVDQVRQAAAALPPGTPIFTSNYGEAGALTILGPGQGLRQPVLSAQNTYALWGPPPGRPDVALCVGEFGPAYLHRAWAEVTEVDPIRMNGVHDEETDHHAAIYVCRQPLGSWAQLWPALVHFD, from the coding sequence ATGACAGACATCGCTGAGTCCGTGCTACCCGCCACCCCCTCGGCAGCCGGCCGCGAGCGGATAGCGTGGCGGCCGGTGGGGCTGGTCGCCACGGTCGTGGCGGCCGTGCACCTGGCGGTCGCCGCTCGGTACGGCTGGCACCGTGACGAGTTCTACTACGTGATCTGCGGCCGCCACTCGGCCTGGGGCTACGCCGACCAGCCGCCGCTGGCCCCGCTGCTCGCCCGGCTCGCCGCCGCACTGCCCGGCGGCGTGCTGCCGCTACGGGTGCTGGCGGTGGCCGCGCAGGTCGGCTGCGTGCTGCTCGCGCCCATGCTGGCGGCCGAGTTCGGCGGCGGGCGCCGCGCGCAGACCATCACCGCGGCCGCGATCGCGGCCGCTCCGGCGTTCGTGGCCTCGTCACTGCTGTTCGGCACGACCGTGCTGGACCAGGTGGCGTGGGTGGCTGTGCTGGTCCTGGTCGCCCGCGCCCTGCGGCTGCGCACCGCGGGCTCCTGGCTGGCCGCCGGAGCGAGTGCGGGTGTCGGCCTGGAGAACAAGGACACGCTCGCCGTGCTGCTGCTCGGCGTCCTGGTCGGTCTGGCGCTGCTGCGGCGCGAGGCGCTGCGCACCGCCGGACCGTGGCTCGGTGGGGTCATGACGCTCGCACTGGCCGCGCCGAACGTGATCTGGGATGCCGCGCACGGCTGGCCGAACCTGCGGATGGCCCACTCGCTCGCTGCCGAACAGGGCGGCCAACTCGGCTCCCTGGCACAGCTGCCGGTGCTCGTGCTGTTGGCCGGTCCACCGATGATCACGCTGTGGGTGCTCGGTGTCCGCTGGCTGGCGTCCCCGGCCGGCCGCGCGCACCGGTGGGTGCTGGTGGTCGCGGTGGTCGCGGTGGTGGCGGTGGTGGTGTTCACCGCGAGCGGCGGGAAGGCGTACTACCCGGCGCCGGTACTGGCCGGGCTGTTCGCGGCGGGGGCGGTGCGGGTGGAGTCGACGCAGTGGGTCGCGGATCGGGCCGGGGGTCGGGTCAGGGGATGGGGCGGCTTGGCGAGGCCGATCGGGGTGTCCGCGCTGGCCGCGGTGCTGATCGGGCTACCGGTGCTGCCGGTGAGCGCGGCCAGCGCCATTCGGGTGGTGAACCCGACGGTGGTCGAGACGTACGGGTGGCCGGGGTTCGTCGATCAGGTGCGGCAGGCCGCCGCCGCGCTGCCGCCTGGAACCCCGATCTTCACCAGCAACTACGGGGAGGCGGGCGCGCTGACGATCCTCGGTCCGGGGCAGGGCCTGCGGCAGCCGGTGCTCAGCGCGCAGAACACCTACGCCCTCTGGGGCCCGCCACCCGGGCGCCCGGACGTCGCGCTGTGCGTGGGGGAGTTCGGCCCCGCCTACCTGCACCGGGCGTGGGCCGAGGTCACCGAGGTCGACCCGATCCGGATGAACGGGGTGCACGACGAGGAGACGGACCACCACGCCGCGATCTACGTCTGCCGCCAGCCGCTCGGCAGCTGGGCCCAACTCTGGCCCGCCCTCGTCCACTTCGACTGA